The following are encoded together in the Panicum virgatum strain AP13 chromosome 6K, P.virgatum_v5, whole genome shotgun sequence genome:
- the LOC120713445 gene encoding MADS-box transcription factor 23-like has translation MGRGKTVIERIENTTSRQVTFSKRRSGLFKKAKELAILCDAEVGLIVFSSTGRLYDFTNTSMKSVIERYHEAEDHHVIMSATAEAKQKR, from the exons ATGGGGAGAGGGAAGACAGTGATCGAGAGGATCGAAAACACGACTAGCCGGCAGGTGACGTTCTCGAAGCGCCGGAGCGGGCTGTTCAAGAAGGCCAAGGAGCTCGCCATCCTTTGCGACGCGGAGGTCGGACTCATCGTCTTCTCCAGCACCGGCCGCCTCTATGACTTCACCAACACCAG CATGAAATCTGTGATTGAAAGATACCATGAGGCAGAAGATCACCATGTCATCATGAGCGCGACTGCGGAGGCAAAG CAGAAGAGATAA